The genomic stretch TCATCCACCTGTTGACTCTTCCTACCAATCTCAGCCAACACTGGAGCATCAGAGGATAGTGAATTACTACTGGCCCCTGAGTCCCCCAGTAGGAAAGATTCAGGTGCTACTGGAGAACAAGGGGCTGGGTGTGAGGCCTGTCAAGTTGGGTCCAGTTTTATAGGAACCTTGAAGGAGCACACACGTGGCCTCATCATGACTTCTGTCTGCTGTCAGCACTTCCGTCTTTCTAGGCCCTTCCCGAGGAGATGTGGGAAGGGGCCACTGAGAAAGCCGTGCAGGACAAACGGTGGTGACCCCACAGGCACAAGGGAGctctgagaggtgggaggggcttcaCGGGCAGGGGAGAGAAATGGATACAaggaaactggggtctcctgtgggttggaagccccccaggctcctgtgtctcacCTGGTGCCTGCATTTTTGACAGAATTCAGGTGCATCTTCTCCACGGAAAGTGCCAGGTTTGCACTGACACTCAGTGTCCTTGGTGGGGGTACAGcgattttttttctgcttctcctaGAGACCAAAGATAAGGTTTTGAGGGTGTGTTTCCCTCATATGTCTCTCACCccttcttcaccacccagatcTCCATCCACTCACTTCAAGAAGTAATTCGGAGGGCTTCctggctggtccagtggttaagaatccgcctgtcaaagcaggggacacaggttgcatccctggcctgggaagaccccacatgttgcggggcagctaagcctgtgagccacagctactgctcctgtgctctagggcctgtgcaCCACGATGAGAAGCAGCAAGGAGCAGAcccctcaccacaactagagaa from Capra hircus breed San Clemente unplaced genomic scaffold, ASM170441v1, whole genome shotgun sequence encodes the following:
- the LOC108635334 gene encoding tumor necrosis factor receptor superfamily member 10C-like yields the protein MSVRKDEIPQQSSAPLEGSLQQKLCLPGFYMEEARGGCAPCTDGTDYTNHSNTLPSCLPCMTCKSGGFLTTGPARKPSELLLEEKQKKNRCTPTKDTECQCKPGTFRGEDAPEFCQKCRHQVRHRSLGGFQPTGDPSFLVSISLPCP